In Phragmites australis chromosome 24, lpPhrAust1.1, whole genome shotgun sequence, the following are encoded in one genomic region:
- the LOC133906928 gene encoding uncharacterized protein LOC133906928 isoform X1 — MRGKTQRGSRMRRQQQQRKNYPSGIRSSGGQTTLQSFLFKPRVADGEVKPSPPSEEEVVEVPICPPEPPKREIIRVTRATIKEKASAFSSVGGSSSTGKDGSGTLTAAVFKRFHGSASAARTEGGVTPVSADVGGDADVDGSIGVRLDVEEITAAGNRREPRLKRKSPLALASPGDEHGRDAKARRVVVLGDDPRPRPARRRGRARPTRGGGGEGEGGRALYNHCKNRPFSASPKLKPLAATLPRWFRRGAVDLSKALRLRGGFVCMVSDASGGGWWHGDMEGVDGEEVGWTDDMWEGMGSVTLGGLEWH, encoded by the exons ATGCGGGGGAAAACGCAAAGAGGAAGTAGGATGaggaggcagcagcagcagcggaaGAATTACCCGAGCGGGATCCGATCGTCCGGCGGGCAGACCACCCTCCAGTCCTTCCTCTTTAAGCCCAG GGTTGCCGATGGGGAGGTGAAGCCCTCGCCGCCGtctgaggaggaggtggtggaggtgccGATCTGCCCACCGGAGCCGCCGAAGCGGGAGATCATTCGAGTCACCAGGGCGACCATCAAGGAGAAGGCGAGCGCCTTCTCGTCAGTGGGCGGCTCCTCCTCCACGGGGAAGGATGGGAGTGGCACTCTGACCGCGGCGGTGTTCAAGCGGTTCCACGGTTCAGCCTCGGCGGCGAGAACGGAAGGTGGTGTAACACCCGTCAGCGCGGATGTTGGTGGAGATGCCGACGTCGACGGCAGTATCGGCGTGAGACTGGACGTCGAGGAGATCACCGCGGCCGGGAACCGCCGCGAGCCCAGGCTGAAGCGGAAGAGCCCCCTCG CGTTGGCCTCCCCAGGCGATGAGCACGGGAGGGACGCCAAGGCCAGGCGCGTGGTGGTGCTCGGCGACGACCCGAGGCCGCGGCCGGCGAGGCGGCGGGGGCGCGCGAGGCCcacgcgcggcggcggcggcgagggagagGGTGGCCGAGCCCTGTACAACCACTGTAAGAATCGACCCTTCTCGGCTTCTCCCAAACTCAAACCGCTCGCCGCGACGTTGCCTCGCTGGTTTCGGCGAGGCGCTGTTGATCTGAGCAAGGCACTGAGGCTGCGCGGTGGTTTTGTCTGTATGGTTTCAGACGCGAGCGGGGGCGGGTGGTGGCACGGCGACATGGAGGGCGTGGACGGCGAGGAGGTCGGCTGGACCGACGACATGTGGGAGGGGATGGGCTCCGTCACGCTCGGCGGCTTGGAGTGGCactag
- the LOC133906928 gene encoding uncharacterized protein LOC133906928 isoform X2, translating to MRGKTQRGSRMRRQQQQRKNYPSGIRSSGGQTTLQSFLFKPRVADGEVKPSPPSEEEVVEVPICPPEPPKREIIRVTRATIKEKASAFSSVGGSSSTGKDGSGTLTAAVFKRFHGSASAARTEGGVTPVSADVGGDADVDGSIGVRLDVEEITAAGNRREPRLKRKSPLALASPGDEHGRDAKARRVVVLGDDPRPRPARRRGRARPTRGGGGEGEGGRALYNHYASGGGWWHGDMEGVDGEEVGWTDDMWEGMGSVTLGGLEWH from the exons ATGCGGGGGAAAACGCAAAGAGGAAGTAGGATGaggaggcagcagcagcagcggaaGAATTACCCGAGCGGGATCCGATCGTCCGGCGGGCAGACCACCCTCCAGTCCTTCCTCTTTAAGCCCAG GGTTGCCGATGGGGAGGTGAAGCCCTCGCCGCCGtctgaggaggaggtggtggaggtgccGATCTGCCCACCGGAGCCGCCGAAGCGGGAGATCATTCGAGTCACCAGGGCGACCATCAAGGAGAAGGCGAGCGCCTTCTCGTCAGTGGGCGGCTCCTCCTCCACGGGGAAGGATGGGAGTGGCACTCTGACCGCGGCGGTGTTCAAGCGGTTCCACGGTTCAGCCTCGGCGGCGAGAACGGAAGGTGGTGTAACACCCGTCAGCGCGGATGTTGGTGGAGATGCCGACGTCGACGGCAGTATCGGCGTGAGACTGGACGTCGAGGAGATCACCGCGGCCGGGAACCGCCGCGAGCCCAGGCTGAAGCGGAAGAGCCCCCTCG CGTTGGCCTCCCCAGGCGATGAGCACGGGAGGGACGCCAAGGCCAGGCGCGTGGTGGTGCTCGGCGACGACCCGAGGCCGCGGCCGGCGAGGCGGCGGGGGCGCGCGAGGCCcacgcgcggcggcggcggcgagggagagGGTGGCCGAGCCCTGTACAACCACT ACGCGAGCGGGGGCGGGTGGTGGCACGGCGACATGGAGGGCGTGGACGGCGAGGAGGTCGGCTGGACCGACGACATGTGGGAGGGGATGGGCTCCGTCACGCTCGGCGGCTTGGAGTGGCactag
- the LOC133906925 gene encoding putative disease resistance RPP13-like protein 1 yields the protein MAAVLGAFVPDAAVRWRRVVTGKVARRMGVAAEAKRLAASLEKVGAAVGDAEARAARGEEAAARWLANVRAVAYEADGALDRCKVAARRRKSREQQNQQQHHHHQARSKHLFNGAECLLVDAARSRRLQALPRLLSSCCDTDETRGDIAADIKKLNRRLQVILMEKHRLQLRSSLGDHHTTVLRHQKSQGTRTPADSDTVGARVEDDVGRLVRQLTETDGQSGCAIVAIVGPDGIGKTTLAKKVYGCERIRRSFGARSWVRIPREYTEAGLLSQVIGSFGGDTTGGESVADLEGALAGLVAKKIFLLVLDDVWYGGVWEDVLRSPLERAGRGSMVLVTARHGSIAREMGAGHVHRVKKLGADDGWLLISSAACVVDETTAGELKGVGERIVEKCGGVPLAIKAVAGVLRTRDASADAWAEVQASPAWSVKGLPEDAMKPLYLCYDDLSCHLKQCFLYCSLFPSDLAMDRRLLVHQWIAEGFVQISADASIEEVAEAYYDELIGRHLLQPAEEDENGGTTRCTMHDMLRALAQLLSQGEDLTGDSHRLSADDEASFAPRRVSFPRRNLTAIPEKILKLERVRTLLLQRNPLTIEGSIFTRLQYLKVLDLSETAVELIPENLGNLVYLRFLNLSHTRIQAIPESIGNLWSLKFLLLRECKSLHKLPKGIEHLRGLRDLDLTGTVINDAAFSVGQLRSLRSLRWFAVTSKEARATEDRSGWPLNELKNLSQLRTLHIQKLEKATDRSEATEMALAAKKGLRELELSCSGAVGPIQTLEVDRKIEGIFEEMNPPQCLESLKIANYFGTKFPIWLSVTFLPNLRDLDIIKCNFCQSLPPLGRLPELRSLYIADCSALRNIGVEFMGTDQHHQVPFPKLQNLHLQGLQKLETWTDIEAGALPSLQALQLESCPELWLLPAGLRHVTSLTELRIVDMASLEAVDDIATLRELSVWNTPKLKSIANMPSLEDLNMCHCPELHAVENVDRLQTVHIFDHELRKMPRWIETHASRLRSLNFTSTVELLKRCLVDGPDWPVIKDIKQVHGYSTGSSYIYYSRSPYIFESNVITEENLEVEENAADPDNVDDVSVSASGTGYLEISGFFDSKVVTTGTTGTEDNVSGRNKERSMPGLTCHLHKLAEVVPEDDQVEDGADSVVLFPTDPTRPTAAEEKVGPIVTDDHTNNNDLGLTSKATTHESGGITNDGTHHDTFGRSVSTRRRRSKTGKDVPSDAGIDEDTPATKSAASIGHDLVREGSRAINTAEIDQDLNFSTVRSKEQTSKKREDVSTGGKIAKDISLAHSRQVTNKKGKYDFADTITDTISSSNMVIQKHIKSRIATSANGSANATPMPENPSDKEVPKKSADVTGSSLIHEASYTVSVTETTQDLDTSLLFSKQRSSNEGGEVFDALSATSAVDNAGDQKEDSNISSPVKLNHEESKAIGASESDGDLGPCKAPPNLACSNQQTQKTLQTVSADPIGDTDPSITKILGLSSRISKKVTSKCTADSVKDSSAETAKNIARSASRPMRTMSHAIDITAETVKPEVSTASRFSTSVAMNGCGTDDDDAPCFIDTKADDPYQAPKVYTAVWADTDTDTLRTRFLDSMRRYRRMASRRRRRRERKHGSGNRWCVGPALVTAVLLLVALAQLLFIIWMYRKLLNHTRQTMI from the coding sequence ATGGCCGCGGTGCTCGGCGCGTTCGTGCCGGACGCCGCGGTGCGGTGGCGCAGGGTGGTGACGGGGAAGGTGGCGCGGCGGATGGGCGTCGCGGCGGAGGCCAAGAGACTCGCGGCGAGTCTGGAGAAGGTGGGCGCGGCGGTGGGCGACGCCGAGGCGCGGGCAGCGCGCGGGGAGGAGGCCGCCGCGCGCTGGCTGGCCAATGTGCGCGCCGTGGCGTACGAGGCGGACGGCGCGCTGGACCGGTGCAAGGTCGCCGCGCGCCGGCGGAAGAGCCGGGAGCAGCAGAACCAGCAGCAGCACCATCATCACCAGGCAAGATCAAAGCACTTGTTCAATGGTGCTGAGTGTCTGTTGGTTGACGCGGCTCGTTCTCGTCGTCTGCAGGCTCTCCCTAGGCTACTGTCCTCCTGCTGCGACACAGACGAGACCCGCGGCGACATTGCCGCCGACATCAAGAAGCTGAACCGGAGGCTGCAGGTCATCCTGATGGAGAAGCACCGGCTTCAGCTCCGCTCATCCCTCGGTGATCACCACACCACAGTACTGAGGCACCAGAAATCTCAAGGTACCCGCACTCCAGCTGATAGCGACACTGTCGGTGCGAGGGTCGAGGATGACGTTGGCCGGCTCGTACGTCAGCTGACGGAAACGGACGGGCAATCCGGCTGCGCGATCGTTGCCATCGTCGGCCCTGATGGCATTGGAAAGACCACGCTCGCGAAGAAGGTGTACGGCTGCGAGAGGATACGGCGTAGCTTTGGGGCAAGGTCATGGGTGCGCATTCCAAGGGAGTACACCGAGGCTGGCCTGCTCTCGCAGGTCATCGGCTCATTCGGTGGCGACACGACAGGCGGCGAGAGCGTCGCCGACCTCGAGGGGGCGCTGGCCGGGCTGGTGGCGAAGAAGATTTTCTTGCTCGTGCTCGACGACGTGTGGTACGGCGGGGTGTGGGAGGACGTGCTGAGGAGCCCGCTCGAGCGCGCTGGACGCGGCAGCATGGTGCTGGTCACGGCGCGGCACGGCAgcattgctcgggagatgggCGCCGGCCACGTCCACCGCGTGAAGAAGCTCGGCGCCGATGACGGCTGGTTGCTGATCAGCTCGGCGGCGTGTGTGGTCGACGAGACCACGGCCGGCGAACTGAAGGGCGTCGGCGAGAGGATCGTCGAGAAGTGCGGCGGCGTGCCACTGGCGATCAAGGCGGTCGCCGGCGTCCTCAGGACACGGGACGCGAGTGCCGACGCGTGGGCGGAGGTGCAAGCGAGCCCGGCGTGGTCGGTGAAGGGGCTCCCGGAAGACGCCATGAAGCCGCTCTACCTGTGCTACGACGACCTGTCGTGCCACCTCAAGCAATGCTTCCTATACTGCTCGCTGTTCCCCTCGGACCTCGCCATGGACAGGCGCCTGCTCGTGCACCAGTGGATAGCCGAAGGTTTTGTGCAGATTAGCGCAGACGCCAGCATCGAGGAGGTGGCCGAGGCGTACTACGACGAGCTCATCGGAAGGCACCTTCTCCAACCGGCAGAGGAAGATGAAAACGGTGGCACCACACGGTGCACCATGCACGACATGCTGCGAGCTCTGGCGCAGCTGCTCTCGCAGGGTGAGGACTTGACCGGTGACTCACATCGACTGTCTGCCGATGACGAAGCCTCGTTCGCGCCACGGCGTGTCTCGTTCCCGAGAAGAAACCTGACTGCAATACCAGAGAAGATTCTGAAGTTAGAGAGGGTAAGAACGCTGCTTCTTCAGAGGAACCCACTGACAATTGAAGGAAGCATCTTTACAAGGCTGCAATATCTGAAAGTCTTAGACCTCAGTGAAACAGCAGTAGAGCTCATTCCAGAGAACCTGGggaatcttgtttacttgagGTTCCTGAACCTGTCTCACACAAGGATTCAGGCAATTCCAGAGTCCATCGGCAATCTGTGGAGCCTGAAATTCTTGCTGCTAAGAGAGTGCAAGTCACTGCATAAACTGCCAAAAGGGATAGAGCATCTGAGAGGGCTCAGAGACCTTGACCTTACCGGCACGGTGATCAACGACGCGGCATTCAGTGTAGGCCAGCTGAGAAGCCTCAGGTCGCTCCGGTGGTTCGCCGTGACGAGCAAAGAGGCACGAGCCACGGAGGATAGGAGCGGGTGGCCTCTGAATGAGCTCAAGAACTTGTCTCAGCTGAGAACACTACACATACAGAAACTTGAGAAGGCCACTGATCGATCAGAGGCAACTGAAATGGCACTTGCAGCCAAGAAAGGCCTCAGGGAGCTCGAACTGTCATGCAGCGGCGCTGTCGGGCCGATTCAGACACTGGAGGTGGACAGAAAGATTGAGGGTATCTTCGAAGAGATGAATCCACCACAATGTCTGGAGTCACTGAAGATTGCCAATTACTTTGGGACAAAGTTCCCTATATGGCTGTCAGTGACCTTCCTCCCAAATCTCAGAGATCTCGACATCATCAAGTGTAACTTCTGCCAGTCCCTTCCTCCATTAGGCCGGCTGCCAGAGTTGAGATCTTTGTACATAGCAGACTGTTCAGCTCTGAGGAATATTGGCGTAGAGTTCATGGGCACAGACCAACACCATCAGGTGCCATTTCCAAAGCTTCAAAACCTGCACTTGCAAGGATTGCAGAAGCTTGAGACATGGACCGACATCGAGGCAGGGGCATTGCCATCTCTGCAGGCTCTGCAGCTCGAGAGTTGCCCCGAGCTGTGGCTTCTTCCTGCTGGCCTCAGACATGTGACGTCCCTGACGGAGCTCCGCATAGTGGATATGGCGAGCCTTGAGGCTGTGGATGACATTGCTACACTGAGGGAATTGAGCGTTTGGAACACTCCCAAGTTGAAGAGTATAGCAAACATGCCTTCCCTTGAAGACCTCAACATGTGCCACTGCCCAGAGCTGCATGCCGTGGAGAATGTCGACAGGCTCCAAACAGTGCACATCTTCGATCATGAACTGCGGAAAATGCCAAGATGGATTGAGACACATGCTTCAAGGCTTCGATCATTGAATTTCACAAGCACGGTTGAGCTGCTGAAAAGGTGCTTGGTTGATGGTCCGGACTGGCCTGTGATTAAGGACATCAAGCAAGTCCATGGGTACTCCActggttccagttacatataCTATTCCAGGAGCCCTTATATCTTTGAAAGCAATGTGATTACTGAAGAAAATCTCGAAGTGGAAGAGAATGCCGCGGATCCTGATAATGTTGATGATGTTTCAGTTTCAGCTTCAGGTACTGGTTATCTAGAAATCAGCGGCTTCTTTGACTCAAAAGTAGTGACGACAGGAACTACCGGGACTGAAGACAATGTGTCGGGTAGGAACAAGGAGAGGTCCATGCCGGGACTCACTTGTCATTTGCATAAGCTGGCAGAAGTTGTTCCTGAAGACGACCAGGTTGAGGACGGTGCAGATTCAGTTGTACTGTTCCCTACTGATCCAACCAGACCTACAGCAGCTGAGGAGAAAGTTGGTCCTATTGTCACTGATGATCATACTAATAATAATGACCTTGGTTTAACGTCAAAAGCAACAACTCATGAATCTGGAGGAATCACTAATGATGGAACCCATCATGATACCTTTGGTAGGTCGGTTTCCACCAGGCGAAGAAGGTCCAAAACGGGAAAAGATGTTCCTTCTGATGCTGGCATTGATGAAGATACTCCTGCGACCAAATCGGCTGCTTCAATTGGTCACGACTTGGTCCGAGAAGGGTCCCGAGCAATCAACACTGCTGAAATTGATCAAGACTTGAACTTCAGTACAGTTCGAAGCAAGGAGCAAACATCCAAGAAAAGAGAAGATGTTTCTACTGGTGGTAAAATCGCAAAAGATATTAGCCTAGCTCATTCAAGGCAAGTAACAAACAAGAAAGGAAAATATGATTTTGCTGATACCATTACAGATACTATCTCTTCATCGAATATGGTCATTCAGAAACATATTAAAAGCCGGATCGCCACTTCTGCAAATGGAAGCGCAAATGCAACTCCAATGCCAGAAAATCCATCAGACaaagaagtacccaagaaatctGCTGACGTCACTGGTAGCAGTTTAATCCATGAAGCATCTTATACTGTTTCTGTTACTGAAACCACACAAGATCTGGATACTAGCTTACTCTTCAGCAAACAACGGTCATCCAACGAAGGGGGAGAAGTTTTTGATGCTCTTTCTGCTACTAGTGCTGTTGATAACGCAGGTGATCAGAAGGAAGACAGTAACATCAGTTCGCCAGTCaagctaaatcatgaagaaTCCAAAGCAATCGGTGCTAGTGAAAGTGATGGTGATTTGGGGCCTTGCAAAGCGCCCCCCAATTTAGCCTGCAGCAACCAACAGACGCAGAAGACACTGCAAACTGTTTCTGCGGATCCAATTGGTGACACAGACCCATCCATCACGAAAATTCTCGGCCTGTCAAGCAGAATCTCCAAGAAAGTTACCAGCAAATGCACGGCTGACTCAGTGAAAGACTCATCTGCTGAAACAGCCAAGAACATCGCTCGCTCCGCGTCGAGGCCAATGCGCACCATGTCTCATGCCATAGATATTACTGCAGAAACCGTGAAACCAGAAGTCAGCACGGCAAGCAGATTCTCAACAAGTGTGGCGATGAACGGCTGCGGtaccgacgacgacgacgcgccGTGCTTCATCGACACCAAGGCCGACGACCCTTACCAGGCGCCGAAGGTGTACACCGCCGTCTGGGCGGACACCGACACGGACACCCTgcgcactcggttcctcgactCGATGCGGCGGTACCGCAGGAtggcttcccgccggcgacggcgccgcGAGAGGAAGCACGGGTCCGGGAACAGGTGGTGCGTCGGCCCGGCGCTGGTGACCGCCGTCCTCCTGCTCGTCGCGCTGGCGCAGCTGCTATTCATCATCTGGATGTACCGGAAGCTCCTGAATCATACTAGACAAACAATGATATGA